In Paenibacillus sp. FSL R7-0345, a single window of DNA contains:
- a CDS encoding MFS transporter — protein sequence MNTNLRQGNPASALETQEQRNQQQATIYRILLAVSFVHLFNDSIQAVIPALFPTLKDNLHLSFTQIGWLAFALNITSSLIQPVIGFAADRKPRPILLPLGMCCTFAGVLLLAFADSYILVIISIIFVGLGSAAFHPEGMRVAHMAAGQRKGLSQSIFQVGGNAGQSLGPLLNYAVFIPFGQIGALGFTLFAAAGIVIQTYIARWYRGMLKAGYTFRKKASSGAIDPARRKAVLMATLILVFIVFVRSWYGASIGGYYAFYLMDHYGMELDSAQIYIFLYLAAGAVGTFFGGPLADRFGRRNLILLSMVGTVPLALILPFANAFWAAVLLIISGFVLLSSFSVTVVYAQMLYPGNIGTVSGLITGLAFGLGGIGSLVIGKLIDHTDITTVFVACGFLPLLGLAALLLPGDKKLEQWAAE from the coding sequence ATGAATACTAACCTCAGGCAGGGTAACCCTGCATCTGCTCTTGAGACCCAAGAGCAGCGCAATCAGCAGCAGGCCACCATTTACAGAATATTGCTGGCTGTCAGCTTTGTTCATTTATTCAACGATTCTATTCAGGCAGTAATTCCGGCACTCTTCCCTACCCTCAAGGATAATCTGCATCTGTCCTTCACCCAGATTGGCTGGCTTGCCTTTGCCCTGAATATTACCTCTTCACTGATTCAACCGGTAATCGGGTTCGCTGCTGACCGTAAGCCAAGACCTATTCTGCTGCCGCTTGGCATGTGCTGTACGTTTGCAGGCGTCTTACTTTTAGCTTTTGCCGACAGCTACATTCTGGTGATTATCTCTATTATATTTGTTGGACTGGGATCAGCTGCCTTCCATCCGGAAGGCATGCGTGTAGCCCATATGGCGGCTGGTCAGCGCAAGGGCCTCTCACAGTCGATCTTTCAGGTCGGCGGGAACGCCGGGCAATCTCTGGGGCCTTTGCTGAACTACGCGGTATTCATTCCTTTCGGGCAGATCGGTGCGCTTGGGTTCACTCTTTTTGCCGCTGCGGGGATTGTCATTCAGACTTATATCGCCCGGTGGTACCGTGGAATGCTGAAGGCCGGATATACGTTCCGTAAAAAAGCCTCATCAGGTGCGATTGATCCTGCACGGCGGAAAGCAGTACTTATGGCTACCCTGATTCTGGTCTTTATCGTCTTCGTCCGTTCCTGGTACGGGGCATCGATCGGGGGCTATTATGCTTTCTATTTAATGGATCATTACGGCATGGAGCTTGACAGCGCCCAAATCTATATCTTTTTGTATCTGGCTGCTGGAGCTGTCGGCACATTCTTTGGCGGACCGCTTGCCGACCGCTTTGGACGGCGTAATCTGATTCTGCTTTCTATGGTAGGCACAGTACCGCTTGCGCTTATTCTTCCGTTTGCGAATGCTTTTTGGGCGGCTGTGCTGCTGATTATCTCCGGATTTGTTTTATTGTCCAGCTTCTCGGTTACCGTTGTCTACGCACAGATGCTGTATCCGGGAAATATCGGGACGGTTTCAGGCTTAATCACCGGACTTGCCTTTGGCCTTGGCGGGATCGGCTCTTTAGTCATCGGTAAGCTCATTGACCATACTGACATCACTACCGTGTTTGTAGCCTGCGGCTTTCTGCCGCTGCTCGGATTGGCCGCACTTCTGCTTCCCGGCGATAAGAAGCTGGAGCAATGGGCGGCTGAGTAA
- the pcrA gene encoding DNA helicase PcrA codes for MQLINIQDAVSRLNPPQRKAVETTEGPLLIMAGAGSGKTRVLTHRIAWLIANRMAPPWAILAITFTNKAAREMQERVSKLVGEEGRDIWVSTFHSMCVRILRKDIERIGFTSNFSILDSSDQLSVIRNCMKDLNIDTKKFEPKAVQAVISTAKNELITPAQYEQKIGDHFEGLVAKVYTKYQQRLRSNNSLDFDDLIMKTIQLFKEVPEVLDFYQKKFKYIHVDEYQDTNRAQYMLCRMLADGHHRICVVGDSDQSIYRWRGADITNILNFEEDYPEATTILLEQNYRSTSNILNAANGVIALNTGRKPKKLWTDSDEGAKIKVFRGDTEHDEGYFITGEISKNVKQGQAYQNHAILYRTNAQSRVIEEILIKSDIPYQIVGGIKFYDRKEIKDILAYLRLLSNPDDDISLARIINVPKRGLGDTTIGKLAVAAAERNVSIFRVLQTVDDLGFAGRTRNALVEFYDMIEALHRMVEFLSVTELTEKILELSQYRLELQNENTLESRARLENIDEFLSVTMEFEKNNEDKSLVSFLTDLALIADIDSMNNDEEDRSDAVVLMTMHSAKGLEFPTVFIIGLEEGVFPHSRAFQDNDELEEERRLAYVGITRAEKQLFLSCARMRTLFGRTTANPPSRFLEEIPEELKEDTVRESDRFRRGGAEVGGAYGGRGFGGGGRGNFGSRATGGAGTSQAGGKSASLGGSTASAVPGAGRVTVTTGSGAQRATGGAAAAAAGEFKAGDKVAHGKWGTGTIVSVKGTGNDTELQIAFPAPVGVKRLLAGFAPITKVE; via the coding sequence ATGCAACTTATTAACATACAGGATGCCGTAAGCCGGCTGAATCCTCCGCAGCGTAAGGCTGTAGAAACGACTGAAGGGCCGCTTTTAATTATGGCCGGAGCGGGCAGCGGTAAGACCCGTGTGCTTACCCACCGGATTGCCTGGCTGATTGCGAACCGTATGGCGCCGCCGTGGGCGATCCTGGCGATCACCTTTACGAATAAAGCGGCCCGTGAGATGCAGGAGCGTGTCTCCAAGCTGGTCGGAGAGGAGGGCCGGGATATTTGGGTATCCACCTTCCACTCCATGTGCGTAAGAATTCTGCGTAAGGATATTGAACGGATCGGTTTTACCTCTAATTTCTCCATTCTTGATTCTTCTGATCAGCTGTCTGTTATCCGCAATTGTATGAAGGATTTGAATATCGATACCAAGAAATTTGAGCCCAAAGCGGTACAGGCGGTAATCAGCACAGCGAAGAATGAACTGATAACACCGGCGCAGTATGAACAGAAGATCGGCGATCATTTTGAAGGCCTGGTGGCAAAAGTATACACCAAATACCAGCAGCGGCTGAGAAGCAACAACTCGCTTGATTTTGATGACCTGATTATGAAGACAATCCAGCTGTTTAAAGAAGTACCTGAGGTGCTGGATTTCTACCAGAAGAAATTTAAGTACATCCATGTCGATGAGTACCAGGATACGAACCGGGCGCAGTATATGCTCTGCCGGATGCTGGCTGACGGCCATCACCGGATCTGCGTAGTCGGCGACAGCGACCAGTCGATTTACCGCTGGCGCGGAGCGGACATTACCAACATTCTTAACTTTGAAGAGGACTACCCGGAAGCAACCACCATTCTGCTGGAGCAGAACTACCGCTCGACCTCCAATATTCTGAATGCAGCGAACGGCGTTATCGCACTGAATACAGGCCGTAAACCGAAGAAGCTATGGACGGATTCGGACGAAGGTGCGAAGATCAAGGTTTTCCGCGGTGATACCGAACATGACGAAGGATACTTCATCACCGGAGAGATCAGTAAGAATGTTAAGCAGGGACAGGCGTACCAGAATCATGCCATTCTGTACCGTACCAATGCCCAGTCCCGTGTAATAGAAGAAATTCTTATTAAGTCCGACATTCCTTATCAGATCGTGGGCGGGATCAAGTTCTATGACCGTAAAGAAATTAAGGATATCCTTGCGTATCTGCGGCTCCTATCCAACCCGGATGACGATATCAGCCTGGCGCGGATTATCAATGTACCTAAGCGCGGACTCGGGGATACTACCATTGGCAAGCTGGCTGTGGCGGCGGCTGAACGGAATGTTTCGATTTTCCGGGTGCTGCAGACTGTGGATGATCTCGGCTTTGCCGGCCGGACGCGCAATGCGCTGGTTGAATTCTATGACATGATTGAAGCACTGCACCGGATGGTGGAGTTCCTGTCGGTAACCGAGCTTACCGAGAAGATTCTGGAGCTGTCCCAGTACCGGCTGGAGCTGCAAAATGAGAATACGCTGGAATCCCGCGCCCGGCTGGAGAACATTGATGAGTTCCTGTCCGTGACGATGGAGTTTGAGAAAAATAACGAAGACAAGTCGCTGGTTTCCTTCCTGACGGATCTGGCGCTGATTGCCGATATCGACAGCATGAACAACGACGAAGAGGACCGCAGCGACGCGGTTGTGCTGATGACGATGCACAGTGCCAAAGGTCTGGAGTTCCCGACTGTATTCATCATCGGCCTGGAGGAGGGCGTGTTCCCGCACAGCCGTGCCTTCCAGGACAATGATGAACTGGAAGAGGAACGCCGGCTGGCGTATGTAGGCATTACGCGCGCAGAGAAGCAGCTGTTCCTCAGCTGTGCAAGAATGCGCACGCTGTTCGGGCGGACGACGGCCAACCCGCCGTCCCGCTTCCTGGAGGAGATTCCCGAGGAGCTGAAGGAAGACACCGTCCGGGAATCGGACCGCTTCCGGCGCGGCGGCGCGGAGGTGGGCGGTGCCTATGGCGGCCGCGGCTTCGGCGGCGGCGGCCGGGGGAACTTCGGCAGCCGGGCCACAGGCGGTGCCGGCACTTCGCAGGCTGGCGGGAAAAGCGCCAGCCTGGGCGGCAGCACCGCGTCCGCTGTCCCTGGGGCAGGACGCGTGACGGTAACGACCGGCAGCGGCGCGCAGCGCGCTACGGGAGGGGCTGCTGCGGCGGCGGCCGGCGAGTTCAAGGCCGGCGACAAGGTAGCCCACGGCAAATGGGGCACCGGCACCATTGTGTCCGTGAAGGGTACCGGCAACGATACGGAGCTGCAGATTGCTTTTCCGGCGCCGGTTGGAGTGAAACGGCTGCTCGCCGGATTTGCGCCAATCACCAAAGTCGAGTAA
- the ligA gene encoding NAD-dependent DNA ligase LigA — MDVMHTMEELVAELNKYNYHYYTLDAPLVSDKEYDVLYDKLVQLEAESGLVLPDSPTQRVGGELLKGFTPHRHLASLWSLDKAQNIEQLRSWNTRVLKLVNDYNTKNPDNPLPEPCYAVELKFDGLTLNLTYQDGRLVQAATRGNGVTGEGILAQVKTIKSVPLTIPFKEGLIEVQGEGIMNLSVLADYNTRAAEPLKNARNGAAGALRNLNPKTTAERRLNAFFYNVGYADGVQFADHQQMMDFLRNNRFKVNPYLTYYDKFDDVTEQLAEIEEKRAGLDYLIDGAVIKVTDFRIREALGYTDKFPRWAVAYKFEAEETTTILESVSWNVGRTGKVTPLARVEAVELAGVTVQNCTLNNVGDIERKNLKHALGTRVFIRRSNDVIPEILGKVTEESDGEEIIFPENCPSCGFPLEMRGAHLFCNNKLDCKPQIVSRITHFASRDAMDIETFSEKTAGQLHEELNVREPADLYELTFEQLVKLDRFGEKKADNLLKALEESKGRDLASFLYALGIPNTGKATTRMLADHYRSLESVMNATAEELSGLPDIGGIVAESIVNFFADPFVVVSINRMLELGVQAKAPEAPRQVSTDSFFSGKTVVLTGSLQKLTREEAAERLEALGAKVSGSVSKKTDLVIAGEKAGSKLAKAQQLGIQVIEDEDELIRLLEL, encoded by the coding sequence ATGGACGTTATGCATACCATGGAAGAGCTTGTTGCTGAGCTGAATAAATACAATTACCACTATTACACCTTGGATGCCCCGTTAGTCAGCGATAAGGAGTATGATGTGCTCTACGATAAGCTTGTTCAGCTGGAAGCAGAGAGCGGCCTAGTTCTGCCCGACTCCCCTACCCAGCGGGTTGGAGGCGAGCTGCTGAAGGGGTTCACCCCGCACCGGCACCTTGCGTCCCTGTGGAGCCTGGACAAGGCGCAGAATATTGAACAGCTGCGCAGCTGGAATACCCGTGTACTCAAGCTGGTAAATGACTATAATACGAAAAATCCGGACAATCCTCTGCCTGAGCCCTGCTATGCGGTAGAGCTGAAATTTGATGGTTTAACGCTTAACCTCACATATCAGGACGGACGGCTTGTGCAGGCTGCGACACGGGGCAACGGGGTAACCGGTGAAGGCATTCTTGCCCAGGTCAAGACGATCAAGTCTGTGCCGCTCACCATCCCGTTCAAGGAGGGCCTGATTGAAGTCCAGGGTGAAGGGATTATGAATCTGTCCGTACTGGCCGATTACAACACACGTGCGGCCGAGCCGCTAAAGAATGCGCGCAACGGGGCAGCAGGTGCACTGCGCAACCTGAATCCTAAGACGACCGCGGAACGCAGGCTGAACGCATTCTTTTATAACGTGGGTTATGCCGACGGGGTGCAGTTTGCCGATCATCAGCAGATGATGGATTTTCTGCGGAATAACCGGTTTAAGGTGAACCCTTATCTTACCTATTATGATAAATTCGATGATGTTACCGAGCAGCTGGCGGAGATCGAGGAAAAGCGTGCCGGTCTGGATTATCTGATCGACGGAGCAGTCATTAAGGTGACTGATTTCAGGATCCGCGAAGCGCTGGGCTATACGGATAAGTTCCCGCGCTGGGCAGTAGCCTACAAGTTCGAGGCGGAAGAAACAACGACCATTCTGGAATCGGTCAGCTGGAACGTGGGGCGCACAGGTAAGGTAACTCCTCTGGCCCGTGTAGAAGCAGTGGAGCTTGCCGGTGTTACCGTGCAGAACTGCACACTTAATAATGTAGGCGACATCGAACGCAAAAATCTGAAGCATGCGCTGGGGACCCGTGTCTTCATCCGCCGCTCCAATGATGTTATTCCGGAAATTCTCGGCAAAGTAACGGAAGAGAGTGACGGCGAAGAGATTATTTTCCCGGAAAACTGCCCATCCTGCGGCTTCCCGCTGGAAATGCGCGGAGCGCACCTGTTCTGCAACAATAAGCTGGACTGCAAACCGCAGATTGTCAGCCGGATCACGCATTTCGCGTCGCGGGATGCAATGGACATTGAGACCTTTAGCGAAAAGACAGCCGGCCAGCTGCATGAAGAGCTGAATGTGCGTGAGCCGGCTGATCTGTACGAGCTAACCTTTGAGCAGCTGGTCAAGCTGGACCGCTTTGGGGAGAAGAAGGCAGACAACCTGCTTAAAGCGCTTGAGGAGAGCAAAGGCCGGGATCTGGCCTCCTTCCTGTATGCGCTGGGTATTCCAAACACAGGCAAGGCAACCACACGGATGCTGGCCGATCACTACCGTAGCCTGGAATCTGTTATGAACGCAACCGCAGAAGAGCTGTCCGGTCTGCCGGACATCGGCGGAATTGTGGCGGAGAGTATCGTAAACTTCTTTGCAGATCCTTTTGTAGTGGTGAGTATTAACCGGATGCTGGAGCTGGGCGTACAGGCCAAAGCACCGGAAGCGCCACGCCAGGTTAGTACCGATTCCTTCTTCAGCGGCAAGACGGTTGTTCTGACCGGTTCCCTGCAGAAGCTGACCCGTGAAGAGGCGGCAGAGCGGCTGGAGGCCCTGGGGGCCAAGGTGTCCGGCAGCGTCTCCAAGAAGACGGATCTGGTCATTGCCGGTGAAAAGGCAGGCAGCAAGCTGGCCAAAGCCCAGCAGCTCGGCATTCAGGTCATCGAGGACGAAGATGAACTGATCCGGCTGCTGGAACTGTAG
- a CDS encoding molybdopterin-dependent oxidoreductase, which translates to MKNRLAGIRKGYGKKLVSIHRWNAWLVLFLAVSGLLLVGGFWREILGEGRVWLKWAHIGFGLALLIPVIYYLLLAAKHWKRLDGKTGQKANVLFVLVLLIGWLISGIVLWQFRLAGPRAANAALLIHDLLTWIGLPVIIYHSITRVKWLKEPRKRSLVAETGGPAGSDTATDVKRPAAGRTPQPVYTRRGFIKLAVGAGLAVTVGPTFVRWIGKSLQLPGTADYAANNANALIPDPVPLSASSPPIGGGAEGSFRVYTVTDIPAFDNSNWSFTIDGLVDKPFTWNWEEFVKLQREVSVSDFHCVTGWSVYKNTWEGLPLYKLLDMAGVKSEAVMVKLYSGDGVYTDSLTLPQARMEDVMVAVMHDGVPIPNQLGGPVRLVTPQMYAYKSVKWLNRIELIAEDHVGYWEQRGYDKDAWLPGAKRV; encoded by the coding sequence ATGAAAAATAGGCTGGCTGGCATCCGTAAGGGGTATGGCAAAAAGCTCGTTTCCATTCACCGCTGGAATGCCTGGCTGGTGTTGTTTCTGGCTGTGAGCGGATTGCTGCTGGTAGGCGGCTTTTGGCGCGAGATACTGGGTGAGGGCAGAGTATGGCTGAAGTGGGCACATATCGGCTTCGGTCTGGCACTGCTTATCCCCGTTATTTATTATCTGCTGCTTGCCGCTAAGCACTGGAAAAGACTAGACGGAAAAACTGGCCAAAAGGCAAATGTCCTTTTCGTGCTGGTGCTTCTAATCGGTTGGCTTATATCAGGAATTGTGCTCTGGCAGTTCAGGCTTGCCGGTCCGCGAGCGGCAAATGCGGCGCTTTTGATTCATGATCTGCTGACCTGGATCGGGCTTCCAGTCATCATCTATCACTCTATTACCCGGGTGAAGTGGCTTAAAGAGCCGCGAAAGCGTTCATTGGTTGCCGAAACAGGAGGTCCTGCAGGCTCGGATACTGCTACTGACGTAAAACGTCCTGCAGCCGGACGTACTCCTCAGCCTGTATACACACGGCGCGGCTTCATCAAGCTGGCTGTCGGGGCAGGTCTGGCAGTTACGGTTGGACCGACCTTTGTCCGGTGGATCGGCAAGTCTCTCCAGTTGCCCGGTACTGCAGACTATGCTGCCAATAATGCTAACGCGCTTATTCCCGACCCCGTTCCGCTGTCAGCTTCCTCTCCGCCAATCGGCGGCGGTGCAGAGGGCAGCTTCCGGGTATACACGGTGACCGATATTCCGGCGTTTGATAACTCGAACTGGTCCTTTACGATTGATGGGCTGGTCGACAAACCATTCACCTGGAACTGGGAAGAGTTCGTGAAGCTGCAGCGTGAGGTATCGGTCAGTGATTTTCACTGCGTAACTGGCTGGTCCGTATATAAAAATACCTGGGAGGGCCTCCCATTGTATAAGCTGCTCGATATGGCTGGAGTGAAAAGCGAAGCGGTAATGGTCAAGCTCTACTCCGGCGACGGCGTCTACACCGACTCCCTGACCTTGCCGCAGGCCCGCATGGAAGATGTAATGGTCGCAGTAATGCACGACGGCGTACCGATCCCCAATCAGCTTGGAGGCCCTGTACGCCTGGTGACCCCTCAGATGTATGCCTACAAATCAGTTAAATGGCTTAACCGCATTGAGTTAATTGCGGAGGATCATGTCGGATACTGGGAACAGCGCGGTTATGATAAGGATGCCTGGCTGCCTGGTGCCAAGCGGGTATAG